One window of Pseudomonas sp. ML2-2023-3 genomic DNA carries:
- the gmhB gene encoding D-glycero-beta-D-manno-heptose 1,7-bisphosphate 7-phosphatase, with amino-acid sequence MKLLILDRDGVINVDSDAYIKSVEEWIPLPGAIEAIAQLSKAGWTVAIATNQSGIARGYYDVATLDAMHARLRALVAQQGGEVGLIVYCPHGPDEGCACRKPKPGMLQTIAAHYGADLTQCWFVGDSLGDLQAAQAVDSQPVLVKTGKGLQTLAKVLPVNTLIFDDLAAVAAELIHK; translated from the coding sequence TTGAAACTGCTGATTCTCGATCGGGACGGAGTGATCAATGTCGACTCCGACGCTTACATCAAGTCAGTTGAGGAGTGGATTCCACTGCCCGGCGCGATCGAGGCCATTGCGCAGTTGAGCAAAGCCGGCTGGACCGTCGCCATCGCGACCAACCAGTCCGGCATTGCCCGCGGCTATTACGATGTCGCCACACTCGACGCCATGCACGCCCGTTTACGGGCGTTGGTGGCGCAGCAGGGTGGCGAGGTCGGGCTGATCGTTTATTGCCCCCATGGTCCTGATGAGGGCTGCGCTTGCCGCAAGCCCAAACCAGGCATGCTCCAGACGATTGCCGCGCATTACGGCGCCGATTTGACCCAATGTTGGTTTGTCGGTGACAGTTTGGGTGACTTGCAGGCTGCGCAAGCCGTCGATTCTCAGCCCGTTTTGGTAAAAACCGGAAAAGGCCTACAAACTTTGGCCAAAGTTCTACCGGTTAATACCCTAATATTTGACGATCTGGCGGCAGTTGCCGCAGAACTTATCCACAAATAG